A region of the Chryseobacterium gotjawalense genome:
AAAGCTCCAGCTGCTATTGGATCTTATGCACAAGCGAATTTGGTGAACGGAATCCTTTATATTTCCGGGCAGATTCCCTTTAATTCAGAAACTGGCAAAATAGAAGAAGACATAGACAAAGCGACTCATCAGGTGATGAAAAATTTAGAAGCGATTCTTACAGAAGCAGGACTCACCTTCGATAACGTGGTGAAAGCAACTATTTTCCTGAAAAACATGGATGATTTCGCAGTGATGAATGACATCTATGCCTCTTACCTTAATGCGGAAAGTTACCCGGCAAGAGAAACAGTTCAGGTATCCTGTTTACCGAGAAATGTAGACATCGAAATCTCTATGATCGCACATCAATTTTAAATGAACTTTCTAAGAAATACATTTGCAGTTCTCACAGGCCTGGCTGTGGCAGCAATTCTTATTTCACTGGGAATAAGGCTGAACTCATCGTGGATTACCTATGATGAATATGCCCCTTTTCAAAGATGGGAAACGCTGTTGAAATCAATGGAGCACAAACCTTATTTTTTTGTAGCCTTATTAATTTCTTCAGGCATTGCGGCGACCGTAGGAGGTGTTGTTACTGCAATTATTGTAAAATACGCAAAAGTGGCTTATGCCATTTTGATAGGTTTTATCTTGCTGTTTATGGCTATGCTGGATATCATTATTTTCCCGTACCATCCAACCTTTTATAAAATTTTAATCTTCCTTACCTTCTTTCCTTTTGCCTGGATGGGCGGCAAGATTACAGAAGTAATTTATGAAAGAAAAAAAAGACGGCAGCGGAAACTAAACAAATAAAAAAAACGCAACCTTTAAAAAGTTGCGTTTTTTTTAAATATTAATCAATCCAGTTAAGGCATTTTAAATCCTCTTGTCGTAATTCTGCCCATTTCGTCAACATATTTTACCTGTACGTTTCCGCTGTAACCCTGCAAAATTTTCTCAATGTCTTTTTGGGAATTCACGGGTTTACCGTTCACTTCGATGACGATGTAATTATCTACGATTCCGATTTTCGACATTTCATTGCCATCCTGTACGTTTTTGGCAACAACGCCACTGGTTAAACCATAATCGGTTTTGAACTTTTCACTTAATGGTTCGAACTCAGATCCGATTTTCTCGGTAACGCTTAAATCCGCTTTGCTTCTCAGTGAAGTTCCTCCTGTTTGGTCTTTCAAAGTCACATTTACGGTGTTTTGTTTTCCGTTCCGCAAATAAGTAACAGCTACTTTATCGCCGGGTCTCTTACTTCCTACCGCAAAGGACAGGTCATAATAACTGGAAACCGCCGTGTTATCTACCTTTTTAATGATATCACCGGTTCTTAAACCGGCATCTTCAGCTCCTCCTTTATCAGCAACTTCAATTAAATAAACACCGTCACCACTTTTCAGATTGCTTTTTTTCTGCTGATTGTAGGCGGCAACAGTTCTTTCATCGGAAAGATCCAAAGGCACAACGCCCAAAAATCCTCTCTGAACCAATCCAAACTGTTTGATATCTTCAACTACCTTTCTCGCTAAATTCGATGGAACCGCAAAACCATATCCTTCATAATAACCGGTTTTGGAAGAGATCGCAGAATTAATCCCGATCAACTCACCATTCGGATTAACCAGCGCTCCACCGGAATTTCCAGGATTAATGGCCGCGTCGGTCTGAATAAAACTTTCGATCGGAGATTTAGACTGCTGGCTGAGCAAATCGATACTTCGGCCTTTTGCAGAAATAATCCCTGCGGTTACCGTAGAATTTAAACCCATCGGATTTCCGACTGCTAAAACCCATTGCCCAACTTCTACATTATCGGAATTTGCAAAATTAAGGTAAGGCAATCCTTTTTCTTCGATTTTTAAAAGGGCGATATCAGTGGTCGGATCCGTACCTACCAAATTGGCAACATAAGACTTCTTATTAGAAAGCACGACTTCTAATTTGGTCGCACCGGCAATCACATGGTTATTAGAAATAATATAACCGTCCGGCGAAATGATTACTCCCGAACCCATTCCGGTCGGCATGTTAGACGGGGGAGCCTGTTGCTGTTGTCTTGGATTTCCGCCAAAAGGATTGTTGAAAAAGAAATCAAACATATCCTGATCACTTGTTCTGCTC
Encoded here:
- a CDS encoding Rid family detoxifying hydrolase; the encoded protein is MKKIISTSKAPAAIGSYAQANLVNGILYISGQIPFNSETGKIEEDIDKATHQVMKNLEAILTEAGLTFDNVVKATIFLKNMDDFAVMNDIYASYLNAESYPARETVQVSCLPRNVDIEISMIAHQF
- a CDS encoding trypsin-like peptidase domain-containing protein; the encoded protein is MRNTLKKLIPYAVVGVMSGATTFGAFNYFNVKNHDSDFNYFAPKTSDAKYASFNMAGVGDDFVKAAKMTVPAVVSIKNFSNKKSRTSDQDMFDFFFNNPFGGNPRQQQQAPPSNMPTGMGSGVIISPDGYIISNNHVIAGATKLEVVLSNKKSYVANLVGTDPTTDIALLKIEEKGLPYLNFANSDNVEVGQWVLAVGNPMGLNSTVTAGIISAKGRSIDLLSQQSKSPIESFIQTDAAINPGNSGGALVNPNGELIGINSAISSKTGYYEGYGFAVPSNLARKVVEDIKQFGLVQRGFLGVVPLDLSDERTVAAYNQQKKSNLKSGDGVYLIEVADKGGAEDAGLRTGDIIKKVDNTAVSSYYDLSFAVGSKRPGDKVAVTYLRNGKQNTVNVTLKDQTGGTSLRSKADLSVTEKIGSEFEPLSEKFKTDYGLTSGVVAKNVQDGNEMSKIGIVDNYIVIEVNGKPVNSQKDIEKILQGYSGNVQVKYVDEMGRITTRGFKMP